From the Excalfactoria chinensis isolate bCotChi1 chromosome 1, bCotChi1.hap2, whole genome shotgun sequence genome, one window contains:
- the IFNGR2 gene encoding interferon gamma receptor 2 isoform X2 has protein sequence MLAVQARPHPDRTERQDTESSPDLPAPKDVTVYSSNFRNSLRWSPVKVDGGSVSYTVQLKTGAYNHWSEINCTRIAQTECSFLQSAKARRWTVVLRVRAEMGPRTSAWVETGPFVAERNTTIGPPKVNSVIVSSDSLLISVAPPFGPEAGYLFQYHVSYWENTTVTTKKEIKTVHTLFKIKDLKQLTLYCFTIQVELTTYLDFQLLGLQTVPECYRTTISEAAKAGYIVAIFMSIGLLLIFLIVGLFCLWRHQKAIKYLSQPPLRIPSHFEEYLRDPSMPHLEVLENHDEDPEDSLTVVYTGEGSSAYGDALDGNTCSRSSSRGLDVT, from the exons AATCTTCTCCAGATCTGCCGGCACCGAAGGACGTAACAGTTTATTCCTCTAACTTTCGTAATTCCCTGAGGTGGTCTCCTGTTAAAGTGGATGGAGGCTCAGTGTCCTACACCGTCCAGCTTAAAAC GGGTGCCTACAATCACTGGAGTGAGATAAACTGCACCCGTATTGCCCAGACTGAGTGCAGTTTCCTCCAGTCGGCAAAGGCACGTCGCTGGACCGTCGTTCTGCGAGTGAGGGCTGAAATGGGGCCAAGGACTTCAGCTTGGGTGGAAACGGGCCCGTTTGTGGCAGAGAGAAACA ctaCTATAGGGCCTCCTAAAGTGAACAGTGTGATTGTAAGCTCTGACTCCCTTCTCATTAGCGTCGCACCTCCTTTTGGACCTGAGGCAGGTTACCTTTTCCAATATCATGTGTCCTACTGGGAGAACACAACAGTTACTACTAAAAAA GAGATAAAGACGGTCCATACACTATTCAAAATTAAAGACCTGAAGCAATTGACACTTTATTGTTTTACAATTCAAGTAGAATTGACGACATATTTAGATTTCCAGTTGCTTGGACTGCAAACAGTCCCGGAGTGCTACAGAACAACCATCAGTG AGGCGGCCAAAGCTGGATATATCGTCGCAATATTTATGTCCATTGgtctgcttttaattttcttaatagtgggtttattttgtttatggAGACACcagaaagcaattaaatattTGTCCCAGCCACCTTTGAGAATCCCATCACACTTTGAAGAG TATTTGAGAGACCCGAGCATGCCTCACTTAGAGGTGCTGGAGAACCACGATGAAGATCCCGAAGATTCTCTAACAGTTGTGTATACAGGAGAAGGAAGCAGCGCTTATGGTGACGCGTTGGATGGTAACACTTGCTCACGCAGCAGCTCCAGAGGCCTTGATGTGACTTAG
- the IFNGR2 gene encoding interferon gamma receptor 2 isoform X1 has translation MPWRPLLLFLLGIFLLGPARASGTESSPDLPAPKDVTVYSSNFRNSLRWSPVKVDGGSVSYTVQLKTGAYNHWSEINCTRIAQTECSFLQSAKARRWTVVLRVRAEMGPRTSAWVETGPFVAERNTTIGPPKVNSVIVSSDSLLISVAPPFGPEAGYLFQYHVSYWENTTVTTKKEIKTVHTLFKIKDLKQLTLYCFTIQVELTTYLDFQLLGLQTVPECYRTTISEAAKAGYIVAIFMSIGLLLIFLIVGLFCLWRHQKAIKYLSQPPLRIPSHFEEYLRDPSMPHLEVLENHDEDPEDSLTVVYTGEGSSAYGDALDGNTCSRSSSRGLDVT, from the exons AATCTTCTCCAGATCTGCCGGCACCGAAGGACGTAACAGTTTATTCCTCTAACTTTCGTAATTCCCTGAGGTGGTCTCCTGTTAAAGTGGATGGAGGCTCAGTGTCCTACACCGTCCAGCTTAAAAC GGGTGCCTACAATCACTGGAGTGAGATAAACTGCACCCGTATTGCCCAGACTGAGTGCAGTTTCCTCCAGTCGGCAAAGGCACGTCGCTGGACCGTCGTTCTGCGAGTGAGGGCTGAAATGGGGCCAAGGACTTCAGCTTGGGTGGAAACGGGCCCGTTTGTGGCAGAGAGAAACA ctaCTATAGGGCCTCCTAAAGTGAACAGTGTGATTGTAAGCTCTGACTCCCTTCTCATTAGCGTCGCACCTCCTTTTGGACCTGAGGCAGGTTACCTTTTCCAATATCATGTGTCCTACTGGGAGAACACAACAGTTACTACTAAAAAA GAGATAAAGACGGTCCATACACTATTCAAAATTAAAGACCTGAAGCAATTGACACTTTATTGTTTTACAATTCAAGTAGAATTGACGACATATTTAGATTTCCAGTTGCTTGGACTGCAAACAGTCCCGGAGTGCTACAGAACAACCATCAGTG AGGCGGCCAAAGCTGGATATATCGTCGCAATATTTATGTCCATTGgtctgcttttaattttcttaatagtgggtttattttgtttatggAGACACcagaaagcaattaaatattTGTCCCAGCCACCTTTGAGAATCCCATCACACTTTGAAGAG TATTTGAGAGACCCGAGCATGCCTCACTTAGAGGTGCTGGAGAACCACGATGAAGATCCCGAAGATTCTCTAACAGTTGTGTATACAGGAGAAGGAAGCAGCGCTTATGGTGACGCGTTGGATGGTAACACTTGCTCACGCAGCAGCTCCAGAGGCCTTGATGTGACTTAG
- the TMEM50B gene encoding transmembrane protein 50B has translation MAGFLDNFRWPECECIDWSERRNAIASIVAGVLFFTGWWIMIDAAVVYPKPEQMNHAFHTCGVFSTLAFFMINAVSNAQVRGDSYSDGCLGRTGARVWLFIGFMLMFGSLIASMWILFGAYVTQNTNVYPGLAVFFQNALIFFSTLIYKFGRTEELWG, from the exons ATGGCAGGATTCTTGGACAACTTCCGGTGGCCAGAATGTGAGTGTATTGACTGgagtgaaagaagaaatgccATTGCTTCCATAGTTGCAGGTGTATTG TTTTTCACAGGTTGGTGGATAATGATAGATGCTGCAGTAGTTTACCCTAAGCCAGAACAAATGAACCACGCGTTCCATACCTGTGGGGTGTTTTCAACTCTAGCTTTTTTCAT GATAAATGCTGTATCAAATGCACAGGTGAGAGGAGACAGCTACAGTGATGGATGCTTAGGAAGAACag GTGCTCGTGTCTGGCTCTTCATTGGCTTTATGCTGATGTTTGGTTCACTAATTGCTTCAATGTGGATTCTTTTTGGAGCATATGTTACACAGA ACACTAATGTTTACCCTGGATTAGCAGTGTTTTTCCAGAATGCATTGATATTTTTCAG tactCTGATCTACAAGTTTGGAAGAACAGAGGAGCTATGGGGATGA